In Sphingobacterium sp. PCS056, the following proteins share a genomic window:
- a CDS encoding DUF6850 family outer membrane beta-barrel protein, whose amino-acid sequence MIDIKQIVILTGLFMTVSVSYAQSQPESVLDSVTAEAYWYQPEYVMMHDMAVRNRVWLPNETKNKASILGISQAFNKGEFQPAQGADKANQFGVYTEGKTQWKNTDFWGRFSYDRSSEDSTAMRHQTRWNVDAPFYFGSLRKNKYNRETYKLDAGVQRAFFDNRLPISLAVDYRLGSHYSNNDPRGNLNDMNLQFEMTVGHNLPKLSYHISGIWGYGSERAEVGYKNDKYTTNTDDPLYVNWVMNGFGNAEEQLKQINYFDVIDHYGAGFHILLMPNIANKIYFNARFLNEKQSFRKNDNSVQTYQLLNDYSKDIGEMEILWSSQFDDRRSMKWLIMAKTESGDDFNYSYMANNYVYQKDQAMLKGQYNLASVQLAGNLSWSNMKKKDGATDNLMDLTQLQSGITLYRTFKITDQFNLLGKLGYQRKWSPQHELEAPVLNSANFAKQVLYQDYLYETASSNIWSTAWVWMSQRPRNHFSVQFQVDYQRRGELVPIDFNVADGIGKDWYMAKLGVSYLF is encoded by the coding sequence ATGATAGATATAAAACAAATTGTGATATTAACGGGACTGTTTATGACTGTGTCTGTAAGCTATGCCCAATCACAGCCTGAATCTGTATTAGATTCAGTTACAGCAGAAGCCTACTGGTATCAACCAGAATATGTCATGATGCATGATATGGCGGTTCGAAATCGGGTCTGGTTACCTAATGAAACAAAAAATAAAGCGTCAATATTAGGTATTTCTCAAGCGTTTAATAAAGGAGAATTTCAGCCTGCTCAAGGTGCTGATAAAGCAAATCAATTTGGTGTTTATACAGAAGGAAAAACGCAATGGAAGAATACCGATTTTTGGGGACGGTTTTCTTACGATCGAAGCTCTGAAGATAGCACAGCGATGCGTCATCAAACAAGATGGAATGTAGATGCGCCGTTTTATTTTGGGTCGCTACGTAAAAATAAGTACAATCGGGAGACTTATAAATTAGATGCTGGTGTACAGCGGGCTTTTTTTGATAATCGTCTGCCGATTTCCCTTGCAGTTGATTATCGTCTAGGTTCTCATTACTCCAATAATGATCCCAGAGGAAATCTCAATGATATGAACCTGCAGTTTGAAATGACAGTAGGTCACAATCTACCGAAATTATCATACCATATCAGCGGTATTTGGGGTTATGGTTCAGAACGTGCGGAGGTAGGTTATAAAAATGATAAGTATACTACCAATACTGATGATCCTCTATACGTGAACTGGGTAATGAACGGTTTTGGGAATGCTGAAGAGCAATTGAAGCAAATCAATTACTTTGATGTAATAGATCATTATGGGGCGGGGTTTCATATATTGCTAATGCCTAATATCGCAAATAAGATATATTTTAATGCTCGATTTCTAAACGAGAAGCAATCGTTTAGAAAAAATGACAATTCGGTACAAACCTATCAGCTGCTAAATGATTATAGCAAAGATATCGGTGAAATGGAGATACTTTGGTCTAGTCAGTTTGATGATCGCCGTTCAATGAAATGGCTGATCATGGCGAAGACGGAAAGTGGGGATGATTTTAATTATAGCTATATGGCCAATAATTATGTATATCAAAAAGATCAAGCTATGCTGAAAGGTCAATATAATCTTGCTTCAGTTCAACTAGCAGGAAATTTAAGTTGGTCAAATATGAAAAAAAAGGATGGGGCCACCGATAATCTAATGGATTTAACACAATTGCAGTCGGGTATCACTTTATACCGTACTTTTAAAATAACAGATCAATTTAATCTATTGGGAAAATTGGGTTATCAAAGAAAATGGTCTCCGCAACATGAGCTTGAGGCGCCCGTGCTGAATTCGGCTAATTTTGCAAAACAGGTACTTTATCAGGATTATTTATATGAGACTGCATCAAGCAATATTTGGAGTACAGCTTGGGTATGGATGAGCCAACGACCTCGTAATCATTTTTCTGTACAGTTTCAGGTAGACTATCAAAGGCGTGGCGAGCTGGTTCCGATTGACTTCAATGTTGCAGATGGCATAGGAAAGGATTGGTACATGGCCAAATTGGGTGTTTCTTATTTGTTTTAA
- a CDS encoding cytochrome-c peroxidase: protein MMKKKTVIFAGILGMVSLLSMKGQQRAIDEEIDGLYRRPVSEWPKPTIDSGVNWKEFKSLPRLDTSYFSLMERPDVKLGKLLFFDPILSGSNQISCSSCHNPQTSWADHLTVSVGNDHLVGTRNTPSLLNVYARKDLFWDGRAKSLEEQALAPIEAHHEMDMDLRKLIPKLKAIPAYTKLFVEAFGDEDYSMPEVLKALGSFQRTLTSKRSRFDEFLDGNYKMLSQQEVRGLHLFRTKARCMNCHNGQFLTDDSFHNIGLTYYKRKYEDLGRYEVTKDPADVGKFRTPSLRDVMNTDPWMHNGLFDNITGLLNMYNSGMQMNTATPEQKANDPLYPVTDPLMKKLNLTKDEIGDIQSFLQAITASKYRMNRPDSLPR, encoded by the coding sequence ATGATGAAGAAGAAAACTGTAATTTTTGCTGGTATATTGGGAATGGTAAGTTTGCTATCCATGAAGGGACAGCAACGAGCAATTGATGAAGAAATTGACGGGCTCTATCGTCGTCCGGTGTCTGAATGGCCGAAACCGACGATTGATAGTGGGGTAAACTGGAAAGAGTTCAAATCTTTACCTAGGCTCGATACCAGTTATTTTTCTTTGATGGAAAGACCGGATGTGAAATTGGGAAAACTATTGTTTTTTGATCCTATTTTATCAGGGAGCAATCAGATCTCTTGCAGCAGTTGCCATAATCCCCAAACTTCATGGGCTGATCATTTGACGGTCTCAGTAGGGAATGACCATCTTGTGGGAACCCGTAATACACCTTCTTTATTAAACGTATATGCTCGTAAAGATCTTTTTTGGGATGGACGTGCCAAGTCGTTGGAGGAGCAGGCGCTGGCACCTATTGAAGCGCATCATGAAATGGATATGGATCTGAGGAAGCTGATTCCTAAACTGAAGGCTATTCCTGCATATACAAAATTGTTTGTTGAAGCTTTTGGTGATGAAGATTATTCAATGCCTGAAGTTCTAAAAGCTCTTGGAAGTTTTCAGCGTACGTTAACGAGTAAAAGAAGTCGCTTTGATGAGTTTTTGGATGGTAACTATAAAATGCTCTCCCAACAGGAGGTGCGTGGACTGCATCTTTTTCGTACTAAAGCGAGATGTATGAATTGCCATAATGGTCAATTCTTGACGGATGATAGTTTCCATAATATTGGTTTGACCTATTACAAAAGGAAGTATGAAGATTTGGGACGTTATGAGGTGACGAAAGACCCTGCAGATGTTGGTAAATTTAGAACTCCGTCGCTAAGGGATGTGATGAATACTGACCCATGGATGCACAATGGTCTATTTGATAATATCACGGGTTTATTGAATATGTATAACAGTGGCATGCAAATGAATACGGCTACACCAGAACAGAAGGCCAACGATCCGCTCTATCCAGTGACAGATCCGTTGATGAAGAAGTTGAATTTAACGAAGGATGAGATTGGAGATATTCAGTCTTTTTTGCAGGCTATAACAGCATCTAAGTATCGGATGAATCGTCCGGATAGTCTGCCACGATAA
- a CDS encoding SusD/RagB family nutrient-binding outer membrane lipoprotein, protein MTHTHILYTTLIGLSLFATSSCSKSTLSDINTDPNRPALVTTPTLLITAEKQLVNALRSEDISLRGAQLFTQYFSQNIYTDQSRYQVPTSYSDNYWTATYKALNNLNEIIKLNSAESTKALASAGTAGTNANQIAIARILKSYAFHSLTDVFGNIPYQSYGNTDPDFEALQQDPDNLTPKYASQEKIYKDILNELQQAADTLIKYQGEKTFGTSDVIYKGENGKWAKFANSLRLRIANRIKTKDASLATSHITDAVKKGVFTSNSDNAVFKYSKTSPNEAPLYRATVTANRKDFAISNVIVEALQGKRGPFTTADPRLAKYAKPTSENSSYFGQPYGLPLAAGNLFPIDKVSLPGDIINAADYAEVLLEYAEVAFLLSENNNWDQTQYINGTRASLEKWGVAATDITAYLDQLPAANKERVLSQKYLALFNQSIESWSEVRRTGYPLYLIKKGDVVWSGTIDGKTVTYTFNPEVGNAVPSRLVYPIKEQSTNKANYQAALAQQGDDVITNKLWWNK, encoded by the coding sequence ATGACACACACACATATATTATATACAACTCTTATCGGCCTGAGTCTATTCGCTACAAGCTCTTGTTCGAAATCAACGTTGAGCGATATCAATACAGATCCTAATCGCCCTGCTTTGGTAACCACACCAACATTATTGATTACAGCAGAAAAGCAATTAGTCAATGCTCTGAGAAGTGAAGATATCAGCTTAAGAGGAGCACAACTTTTTACACAGTACTTTAGTCAAAATATTTACACAGATCAATCCAGATATCAAGTTCCAACAAGTTATTCAGATAATTATTGGACCGCTACGTACAAGGCTTTAAATAATCTGAATGAAATCATCAAGTTAAATTCAGCTGAAAGCACAAAAGCATTAGCATCAGCAGGAACTGCGGGAACCAACGCCAATCAAATTGCGATTGCACGTATCTTAAAATCATACGCATTTCACTCTCTAACAGATGTTTTTGGCAATATTCCTTACCAATCATATGGTAATACAGACCCCGACTTTGAAGCTCTACAACAGGATCCCGACAATTTAACGCCTAAATATGCAAGTCAAGAGAAAATTTATAAAGATATCCTGAATGAGCTGCAACAGGCTGCAGATACATTAATCAAATATCAAGGAGAAAAAACATTTGGCACATCTGATGTTATTTACAAAGGCGAAAACGGTAAGTGGGCGAAATTTGCCAATTCCCTTCGTTTACGTATAGCAAATCGCATCAAGACCAAAGATGCATCTTTAGCAACATCACATATCACTGATGCCGTTAAAAAAGGTGTATTTACCTCCAATAGTGACAATGCTGTATTTAAATATTCTAAAACTTCTCCAAATGAAGCACCATTATACCGGGCAACAGTTACAGCAAATCGCAAAGATTTTGCTATTTCCAATGTTATCGTAGAAGCTCTGCAGGGTAAAAGAGGCCCTTTTACTACAGCAGATCCAAGATTAGCTAAATACGCAAAACCAACGTCCGAAAACAGTAGTTATTTTGGGCAACCTTATGGACTACCATTAGCTGCTGGTAACTTATTCCCGATAGACAAAGTCTCTTTACCTGGAGATATTATCAATGCGGCTGACTATGCCGAGGTATTACTGGAATATGCTGAAGTAGCCTTCTTATTATCCGAAAATAACAATTGGGATCAAACTCAGTATATCAATGGCACACGTGCATCTTTAGAGAAATGGGGGGTAGCAGCAACAGACATTACAGCTTATCTAGATCAGCTGCCTGCAGCCAACAAAGAGCGTGTCCTATCGCAAAAATACTTGGCACTCTTTAACCAGAGCATCGAGTCTTGGTCAGAAGTGAGACGTACAGGATATCCACTATACTTGATCAAAAAAGGAGATGTGGTATGGAGTGGCACCATAGATGGAAAAACAGTAACTTACACCTTCAATCCTGAAGTCGGAAATGCTGTCCCTAGTCGTTTGGTATATCCAATAAAAGAACAGAGTACCAACAAAGCCAACTATCAAGCTGCACTAGCACAGCAAGGCGATGATGTCATCACGAATAAATTATGGTGGAACAAATAG